A segment of the Echinicola strongylocentroti genome:
ACCCGTAATCGACAATACATTTGCCGGTGCATTTCCCACCCAGTGTGCAGTAATTTCCCGTGGAGCGTCTTTTGAGTTGAAGGTAGTTTTTAGGGATAATATGGAGTTGGGCAGTTACAGTTTGGATGTTCACCATAATTTTGACCACCATACACATAGCACGGAGGTTAATGATTGTGAAATGGATCCTGTCAAGAGTCCCGATAATCCATTTTTGTTGATAGATACCTACTCAATTCCATCAGGACTCCAAACCTATGAAGCTGTTCAGCAAATAGCAGTGCCGGCTGATGTGGATCCGGGAGATTACCATTTTATGATCAAGGTGACAGATAAGGAAGGTTGGCAAACGATCCAAGGAATCAGTATCAAAATCAACTGAACCCAATAAAAAAAGCATAGAAACACAAGAAATGAACTTTACAGCCCCCAGTAAAGAGGGATTGCTGTGCCAAAAAATTTAATTGCAACTATAT
Coding sequences within it:
- a CDS encoding DUF4625 domain-containing protein; this translates as MNYRDIRNIPLFVLMITLAVSGCEMNEDEKDVDPPVIDNTFAGAFPTQCAVISRGASFELKVVFRDNMELGSYSLDVHHNFDHHTHSTEVNDCEMDPVKSPDNPFLLIDTYSIPSGLQTYEAVQQIAVPADVDPGDYHFMIKVTDKEGWQTIQGISIKIN